The Porites lutea chromosome 4, jaPorLute2.1, whole genome shotgun sequence genome contains a region encoding:
- the LOC140934428 gene encoding uncharacterized protein, translating into MKRTEEEDTEQEDQCHVKPGLIPQKHRRRSFSDSTSLKSTTFFTAEQLRKTRSYTTLPHMDRQSRRQHESNVGLPSLHRAFCFRLMPHISRGTFPDFNYPTISVLSISSQLDNYSVDLTSEVSSECEESESEKNALVEESVLHSWHRPSCRPRSLSEPVSCKAEPSSRTWSLPDIEEKNRFIRQYETMYRVQASPSRLQFPEQTLEKLKEETTMSSQGQATQLTVIPSPLIMEIGDEYEENCGNLKQVFPTQEVPRCDEEVTGHWINRQPTLEVHSYQDLENVLTGSNYDEQSPTVEATVRLWKTKQSERRATVASKSPLSDFPKYASEIEQQAFRKIKKWKYDFALKLNNVLGERFQEIIAKREKELNRSKKPRVLKVPMNLSDKEMGQLRNNLLLELKSKSFGDQNIAEVTGDRFQCSSPPSPPPVPRIKRPRKAFFDQDPADLRVQMINELNRRVSCIPNNENIFNCYKPSSLLPNSSKVSLHIKPKRIAYEPSSIDLKALDFDNIHDLLCWHEAERKRLKAELDMLPQAEQTGEHQMLIDKEGAKRVLQSIMAIMEDIFRGTIKRFIGSEKTTRLVTNKDEKEPCRDIETPANRMEKADSLFSETERTEKETEPAVSQSSQFISSLITVVPMIFFQVDKSVNLASEFTMLSAPRIKKSMVSVTSSEELSPSGSSFTGISFTSSTATRGDLETEESDQTCAMIDEKLITSSCLSPQTLVSDRESNNQLANIRENARKDMLTNHMAAMQGRLSKKSKPVEESSLNFKPNSEHRSDFGIPGGIIDICRSDKHFSIQNLYLKLQQKIESEDLLKRRLENVENALRVAENKADYWFNQYVKKGVKIKELLTRVQKMNSLNTELLYQMDCKSKTKNEKDNDVEKITNSKTETGTLLQKVSMKLPQAYNEAVQCRVISRQNFSEEDIRSSKINVYADKTFKEDSSRFFGYPFGCQNFHTNENSSENQKCMGSVTNNFYTPGKGNKAKTEKAVSLQREKKILFCMPNNSESQERGLKNPLLQTYDGQDNSQFPLFSTTEQTHKKAPRASTILVNTPLKTSSYILRNKKTNDKTGITSWLDDVVRCSNAELFTNNGTTVDHGSPERPVQFLLRSIFSYNKNRMSKNETMELSQSRRSGFKNRLVYLSRVDRKGNRTKMFASSDLSRVTSNSKEYFSDVFLTTFDFIDLSFVNSLASPEPFFDLYVPGLISEGSPLKKLLQSAYSAVGKCNSSYTKAEVHLGKKDPKTVAKERSSFVSLNPLKQSAAERKEHISFGTLLPKNDCTRETSYSTAKALSVRKISNESLGSLTGDSVPKNKSEVMSFLDKFTKGANTDQSKPRKEFASRILELSKTQQPKGRGMERKYDCPLSSGLAEKFY; encoded by the exons TCTTATTCCCCAAAAGCACAGAAGACGTTCTTTCAGTGACTCCACCTCTTTGAAATCTACAACTTTCTTTACTGCTGAGCAATTGAGGAAAACTAGGAGTTACACAACACTTCCTCATATGGACAGACAGTCTAGGAGGCAGCATGAAAGCAATGTTGGCTTACCTTCTCTTCACAGAGCGTTTTGTTTTAGGCTAATGCCTCACATATCACGGGGTACATTTCCGGACTTTAATTACCCTACGATTTCCGTGTTATCGATTTCTTCGCAGTTGGATAACTACTCAGTCGACTTAACATCTGAGGTTAGCAGCGAGTGTGAGGAATCAGAGAGTGAAAAGAACGCCCTAGTGGAAGAAAGCGTGCTTCATTCATGGCACAGACCATCATGTCGACCAAGGTCCCTCTCTGAACCTGTTTCTTGTAAAGCAGAACCTTCATCCAGAACTTGGAGTCTACCTGATATAGAAGAGAAAAATAGGTTTATAAGACAATATGAGACAATGTACAGGGTACAGGCTTCACCATCGAGACTTCAATTTCCGGAACAGACTTTAGAAAAActcaaagaagagacaactatGTCCTCTCAGGGGCAGGCTACGCAGTTAACGGTAATTCCTTCACCGTTGATTATGGAAATAGGGGATGAATACGAAGAAAACTGtggaaatttgaaacaggtaTTTCCTACTCAGGAAGTCCCAAGGTGTGATGAAGAGGTAACTGGACACTGGATAAATCGTCAACCAACACTAGAAGTGCACAGCTACCAGGACTTGGAG aATGTTTTGACAGGAAGTAACTATGATGAACAGTCCCCTACTGTGGAAGCCACCGTCAGGTTGTGGAAAACTAAACAGTCGGAGCGGAGAGCTACGGTCGCTTCAAAGTCGCCTTTGTCGGATTTTCCTAAGTACGCATCAGAGATAGAACAACAAGCGTTtcgaaagataaaaaaatggaaGTATGACTTTGCCTTGAAACTAAACAACGTTTTAGGAGAACGATTTCAGGAGATTATTGCTAAACGAGAGAAAGAACTTAATCGTTCTAAGAAGCCTAGAGTTCTTAAGGTTCCCATGAACTTAAGTGATAAAGAAATGGGACAGCTGAGGAATAATCTACTTTTAGaattaaaaagtaaatctttTGGAGATCAAAACATAGCTGAAGTAACCGGCGATCGCTTTCAGTGCTCTTCCCCTCCTTCACCTCCTCCTGTCCCTCGCATCAAGCGTCCAAGGAAAGCATTCTTTGATCAGGATCCAGCAGATTTGAGAGTTCAAATGATAAACGAGTTAAATCGTCGTGTTTCTTGTATACCAAATAACGAGAACATCTTCAATTGCTATAAACCCTCCTCTCTTCTGCCAAATTCATCAAAGGTGTCTCTTCATATCAAGCCTAAAAGAATTGCTTACGAACCTAGCAGCATAGATTTGAAAGCCTTGGATTTCGATAATATCCACGACCTACTATGTTGGCATGAGGCTGAGCGGAAACGTTTGAAAGCTGAGTTAGATATGCTACCACAAGCAGAGCAAACTGGAGAACACCAG ATGTTGATTGATAAGGAAGGTGCCAAAAGAGTTCTACAATCAATTATGGCGATTATGGAGGACATTTTCAGAGGAACGATCAAGCGATTCATTGGTTCAGAAAAAACAACCCGTCTTGTCACCAACAAAGACGAGAAAg aaccTTGCAGGGATATAGAGACGCCAGCTAATAGAATGGAGAAAGCTGATTCTCTATTTTCAGAGACAGAGAGGACCGAAAAGGAAACCGAG CCGGCTGTTAGTCAATCATCTCAGTTTATTTCAAGTTTAATAACTGTAGTTCCTATGATCTTTTTCCAGGTGGACAAAAGCGTTAATCTAGCTAGTGAGTTCACTATGTTGTCAGCACCAAGGATTAAGAAGAGTATGGTAAGCGTGACAAGCTCTGAAGAACTTTCGCCATCGGGATCGTCATTTACCGGAATAAGTTTTACCTCTTCAACGGCAACGCGCGGTGATTTAGAGACTGAAGAATCAGATCAAACTTGTGCTATGATTGACGAGAAACTTATTACATCGAGCTGCCTATCGCCACAAACTTTAGTATCAGATAGAGAAAGTAACAATCAACTTGCAAACATTCGGGAAAACGCAAGGAAGGACATGTTGACTAACCACATGGCGGCAATGCAAGGGAGATTATCAAAAAAATCTAAGCCGGTTGAAGAATCTTCTTTGAATTTCAAACCAAATTCTGAACATCGCAGCGACTTCGGAATCCCTGGGGGAATCATAGACATTTGTAGAAGTGACAAACACTTTTCTATTCAAAACCTTTACCTAAAATTGCAACAAAAAATAGAGTCTGAAGATCTGTTGAAAAGAAGATTAGAAAACGTCGAAAATGCCCTTAGGGTAGCCGAAAATAAAGCAGATTACTGGTTTAACCAGTACGTGAAAAAGGGCGTAAAAATCAAAGAATTGTTAACAAGGGTTCAAAAAATGAACTCTTTGAACACTGAATTACTTTACCAGATGGACTGCAAGTCAAAAACTAAAAACGAAAAGGACAATGATGTGGAGAAAATAACAAACAGCAAGACCGAGACAGGGACACTACTCCAAAAAGTGAGCATGAAACTTCCCCAAGCGTATAATGAAGCAGTTCAATGCAGGGTGATATCAAGACAAAACTTTTCCGAGGAAGATATACGCTCTAGCAAAATCAACGTGTATGCTGATAAAACGTTCAAAGAAGACTCTTCGCGGTTTTTTGGATATCCTTTCGGATGTCAAAATTTTCATACCAACGAAAATTCATCAGAAAATCAGAAATGTATGGGAAGTGTAACCAACAACTTTTACACACCAGGTAaaggaaacaaagcaaaaacagaaaaagctgTATCCCTTCAGCGCGAAAAAAAGATCTTGTTTTGTATGCCCAATAATTCGGAATCTCAAGAACGCGGTCTCAAAAACCCACTTCTCCAAACTTACGACGGCCAAGATAATTCACAGTTCCCGCTTTTTTCTACCACGGAACAAACGCACAAAAAAGCACCAAGAGCATCAACCATATTAGTGAATACCCCATTAAAAACAAGCAGTtatatcttaagaaataaaaagactAACGATAAAACGGGTATCACTAGCTGGCTTGATGATGTCGTTAGATGTTCAAATGCAGAACTGTTTACCAACAATGGAACCACAGTAGACCATGGCTCGCCAGAACGGCCTGTTCAATTCTTACTCAGGAGTATTTTCTCatacaataaaaatagaatgtcaaaaaatgaaacaatggAACTTTCACAAAGCCGTCGTTCAGGCTTTAAGAACAGACTTGTCTACTTATCAAGGGTGGATAGGAAAGGAAATAGAACGAAAATGTTTGCTTCATCAGATCTATCTAGGGTCACATCTAACAGCAAAGAGTATTTTTCTGACGTTTTCCTTACTACCTTTGATTTCATTGACTTATCATTTGTGAATAGCTTGGCTTCTCCAGAGCCATTTTTTGACCTTTATGTTCCTGGGCTAATCTCTGAAGGCTCTCCCCTAAAGAAACTTCTTCAAAGTGCATATTCAGCTGTTGGGAAATGTAATTCATCTTACACCAAGGCCGAGGTACATCTTGGTAAAAAAGATCCAAAGACCGTTGCCAAAGAACGAAGTTCTTTTGTCTCTCTGAACCCACTTAAGCAATCAGCAGCAGAAAGAAAAGAGCACATTTCCTTTGGTACACTTCTACCTAAAAACGATTGTACTAGAGAAACCAGCTATTCTACAGCTAAAGCATTGTCCGTGAGAAAAATTTCCAATGAATCTTTAGGAAGCCTAACAGGTGATTCAGTTCCCAAAAACAAATCCGAGGTAATGTCATTTTTAGACAAGTTCACTAAAGGAGCTAACACAGACCAGAGTAAGCCAAGAAAGGAATTTGCAAGTCGAATATTAGAGTTATCTAAAACGCAGCAACCAAAAGGACGAGGAATGGAGAGGAAATATGATTGTCCACTTTCTTCTGGGCTTGCTGAAAAGTTCTAt